DNA from Rosa rugosa chromosome 6, drRosRugo1.1, whole genome shotgun sequence:
AACTACGAAAGGCATGAATATAAGTATGGTCTTGAAACTAAGCAAGAGATGGGAATGACTTTAAACTTTGAAGAGCTAACTATATATCATTTCCATCTATGTTTAATTACATCTATAAGACTATAAGTTGAGTATTGAGTTGCAGTTTAATATGAATGCAAATATAAACGAGTGTGGAAGGCCGGCATTATGCATTATGCATGAGCAGGCCTCAATTAGTAAAATAATCTTACTTCAGATTTGTTGTTTCTTGTTTGGTGTCTCCCGTCGGTCTTAGGTTAGAGATTCCAATAAATTAGTCTTAATAATACCTTTGCTAATAGTTTTTTCTCTTCCACTTGGCAAACGCTAATAGCCATTGATTGGGTAATTGTCTCATAGCTGCCATGtattaaaacaagaaaaataaatctTCTATGAAGATTATGTCTCGTATGCAAAGTAAAGATTGCCCATATTATCAAAGAAGGAGAGTATAATAGTTGACTTCAATTAGGTGATTGACTTGAATGAGAAAATGCCCATTTCAATTAGGTGATAACCCCATGGTAGGTTGGCTGCAATGAATGGTTGAAGGCTAATCTGAGGTGATCTAAGACCAAACTGATCAATGAGTTTTCCCTTATGTTGGAAAATTAACTTAGAAGAACAGTAATTATAGTTTGACATGTACTGGTGCTGTCCAAGTGCCCCTACAGTGACAAAATAAGCTAGAGAAACTAGTAGCAGTGAAATAAAATCTTAATAGTTGAAAACAAGATTGGCATTCAGACAGGAAAAGAAATAACCTGTTCATTAATGATAACAATGTTTCATCATCAGAGGCATTCTCATTGTTTGTGTTGGAATCATTTAGGTCCTGATCCCTCATCAGCATGTTAGCTCGATCCAGACCTCTTCTTCCGAGGAATATATAACCCAAGCTGCTTAAGTTTACAAGAAACTTGAGGAGCTATCAATGTATCATCCCCATCCATTGCAGTGACAATCATGTGGTTGCAACTGTTATGGTCTTTAAACCTGGGTAGATCAAAGAATAATTCTTTTCTTTAGAACTACAAACTAGTATATAATGGACTACagcattggttttttttttttttttttcaaaacaccTGTCAAGTGAATGGGGATCAAGTTAAAAAATGTCAAGCAAGCAATCAAGTAACACTCACTGATCATAAAGAGATCTAATTCGAGCTTCCTGTTCTTCGCTTAAGCCAGAGACTCTTTTTCTTGTGTGCCTATaaaaatatgaagttaaaatTAACCAACAGTAAAAGCAGTGCAGCAACGACACAGGACAGCAAGCATGAAGACTTGTTCCCAAATGAATAACAAAATTTACACTAAAAGATGGCATCAGTGAGTTCTCTACTGCATCTAAAACTTTATAGTAAAAAGTAATCAAACTGTAATACTCAGAAATTTTTATGTACTTACAAAGGCCGGGTTTTTGATTCATGATGAGTAATAACTGTTTCCTCTACTTCTCCATCTCCATCAGTTTGACTAGGCTCAGCAGAAACAGATTCCTGTGCATGGCGCAATCTTTTCCTTCGCGCAACTTTGAGTCCAAGCTGTTTAAGCTTGTTGGAAATTTGAGTTGATGAAATTTTCCCATCAGGATCAAGAGCTTCAGCAATAAGGTGACTAGAATTGTGGTTGTCCTTGAATCTAAATTGACCATATTTTTAAGGAAATTCAGTAAGGTGGATGATAAATTAATTAGGCCTACACTAATATCTTTAGGTCTACCAAAGTTTCGTTTTCGATAAGTCGCTTGTATAGTTATCTTTTTGGTTTCGGAGGTTGGCTTTGTTTCCCCTCCTTTGTACTcttttttatttcaataaaaTCTGGAACTAAGAAGGCTTTTTGCCTTTCTTAGTTCTCCagtttcaaccaaaaaaaaaaaagtaggccTACACTGCTACTAAACTGTATAAGCACAACTCAAAATTCTGGGAAAACACTCATCATAGTCACTACATATGTTTAAGGctcaagaaacaaaaagaaaaagaaataaagattttatCGAAACAACCCTGGTAGTGATTGAAAGATTTTATTTCCGTCCCAACCCAGTGGATTGCTTGTTAACATCCCTGTGAAGAAATGTACATTGAGTTAAAAAAGACTAAACAAGAGATGAAAGGAAGATTATTCAAGCTCTGCTAAGCATGATCAAAATCATTCTTTATACAGTTAGTAGTGGGTGAAATTAAGGGAACCAAGCACCAATTGTATATTAAGGCTTATTACTGTGACTATTTCATTAACGAAAATAACCTTTTTGCACTTAGATTACAATTGGGTGTCACCCTTCTTTCCCAATAGTTCATTTTTTAGCACATGAAAAAGGCCAGACTTAACATTTCCCAGACTTGAGTATAAATCTTCAGCATAAAACTTGGAGTGAGTTGAATGAAGCTCAATTACCTGCCAGAAGATACAACACCTTCCTCAACTTTATTTTCTAAAGCATTTCCCTGAATCAAGATGGCTGTGAGATTTTGATCCTTTAATTTAGAAAGGGATCCCTTAGCTTTCCTGTATCAAAAGGCAAATTATAAAAAGACACAGTTGTCTTAACAATAAGAATCGTATACTTAATGGAAAAAGAGATTTACTTGAGAACAGAGCTTAGCATTTCATCATCAGACTCATCTTCTGCCACTTCTCTTCCAGTAATCTGTTCTGGTACCTCACTAATTCTGATATTATCCTTTTTGCCCCTAAAAGTTCAAAAAGTATTGTCATACTTGGTAGGTTTCTATGCATCTATACATTGTAAGTGGAGAAAGCAACAATGAatcagagaaaagaaagaagttatTACGGTATTTGAAGTATTTAGTAATAATAGGAGAAACATTCATGGGTGGGGCATATACAACTCTCACAAGAACCACATCACATGCACAGCATTGATGAGTACCTGTGAGAGGGAGTGTTTATATCAGCGCTCAAAACTTTTTATGACAACAGTCCAATGGAGATAATCCAAACTTCAAGGTTAAAGTCCACAAAAATGAGTGGGGATGATTCCTAAAATGtgcaaaaataatataataaataTGTAATAGTTTTGTGATGCAAAGTAAAGATTGCTTATATtatcagagaaagagagaataaTACTTGATTTAGGCGATTGACTCGAATGAGAAAATGCCCAATTTACTATACTTTGTCTAAGAGTATAAATACCAAatagaataaaaaattaataaaccaCATGGTAGGCTGTGGCTGCAATGAATGGTTGAAGGCCTGAGTTGATCTAAAGACCAAACTGATCAAATGAGGTTTCCCTTATGTTGAAAAATTATCCTACAAGAACAGTAATTATAGTCTGACATGTGCTGGTGCTGTCCAAGTGCCCCAACAGTGACAAAATAAGCTAGAGACACTAGTACCAGTGAAATAAAATCTTAATAGTTGAAAACTAGATTGGCATTCAGACAGCAACAGAAATAACCTGTTCATTAATGATAACAATGTTTCATCATCAGAGGCATTCACATTGTTGGAATCATTTAGGTCCTGATCCCTCATCAGCATGTTAGCTCCAGACCTCTTCTTCCAAGGAATATATAAACCAAGCTGCTTAAGTTTACGAGTAACTTGAGGAGCTGTCAATTTATCATCCCCATCCATTGCATTGGCAATCATGTGGTTGCAACTTTTATGGTCTTTAAACCTGGGTAGATCAAAGAATAATTCTTTTCTTAAGAACTATAAACTAGTATATAATGGACTACagcattggttttttttttttttcttctcaaaacacCTGTCAAGTGAATGGGGATCTAGTTAAAAAGTGTCTGACAAGCAACCAAGTAACACTCACTGATCATAAAGATCTAATTCGAGCTTCCTGTTCTTCGCTTAAGCCACGGACTCGTTTTTTTGTGTGCCTATAAAAATACGAAGTTAAAATAAACCAACAGTAAGAGCAGTGCAGCAACGACACAGGACAGCAAGCATGAAGACTTGTTCCCAAATGAAGGAGTAAATGAATAACAAAATTTACACTAAAAGATGGCATCAGTGAGTTCACTACTGCATCTAAAACTTTAGAGTATAGTAAAAAATAATCAAACTGTAATATTCAGAAATTAATATGTACTTACAAAGGCCGAGTTTTTGATTCATGATGAGTAATAACTGTttcctctccatctccatcagTTTGACTGGGCTGCAGAAACAGATTCCTGTGCATGGCGCAATCTTTTCCTTCGTGCAACTTTGAGTCCAAGCTGCTTAAGCTTGTTGGAAATTTGAGTTGATGAAATTTTCCCATCAGGATCAAGAGCTTCAGCAATAAGGTGACTACAATTGTGGTTGTCCTTGAATCTAAATTGGCCATATTTTTTAAGAAATTCAGTAAGGTGGATGATAAATTAAGTAGGCTTACACTGCTACTAAACTGTATAAGCACAACTCAAAATTCTGGTGAAACACTCAAAATGGCCACTACATATGTTTAAGGctcaacaaagaaaaagaaaaagagttaGATCAGAGCAGCATACTTCTCATACAGACCCTTAATCTTCATCTCCAATAACaagtcttttcttttttagagGACCCCTTCCGGTTTCAGTTTTCATGGACTGGCCCCCGCTGCAATAGCCAAATGCACCAATGTTTCAATACAATGAAATCTAAGCagaatattcttttcttttaataatagcACAATATTGCTCATTAGGAGTTGTAAGTATGAGGAAGGTACTTGTCATAATCTTCTTTCCCATCAATCTCATTATCTGAAGTAAATGCAGCACCTCCTTCCACTTTTCCAAGATTTTCTTCATTGctgtagaagaaaaaaaagaaaaaaaaaaaggaaaagaaatgagCATATCTTTATTTACTTACAAaagttctctctctttctttgccTTCTTTTCTTTGGCAACAGGGTAAACCAGTAAAGTAAGATtcgaaccaaaaaaaaaaaaaaaacccttcaaCGCTTTCCATTAAAGCCAGACATTATAACTCATTAACTAGCTTAATAATTTTTACACCTACCAATATTTCCAATTTAGTAGCAAACTGGTAGCATCAAAACATAATGAAGACAAAGTGGATATTCTGGTTTTAGAAGCATCTCTTACTTGTTATGTCCAAAATTGAGCACAACATCAGCTTCATCTTCACCAAGTGCATCTGCTAGATTTCTACCTGTCCATCCCTTGTCCATTGATCGACCCATACCTCCATCCTCTATAGTATCTCCCCAGTTCCTACTTTCATTCCTCAATTGGCCAAGCTCATGCAATAAATATTCAGCATTAATGTAATGACACTCTTTGCGAGTCTTCCAGAAGAGAATTTCCAcgttgtttcattttttttagcATTTTCCTGACCAAACTTTTCAAGAAACCAACAATGTTTTCATCGTTGCAAGGAGATGAATTCTGCTCAGCTAGGATATCATAGAATATAGTGAGGAGTGATAActgcaagaaaaagaaaaatgagatgAGATGAGAAAAGAACTGTAAATGGCTACCAAAATTTGTCTAAAGATGAGTATGTTCAAGTTTGACACCTGATACAGCATTGGAGAGAGCTCCAGGTCTTCACTGATCCTTCACAACATGCATACTATGTAGTGATTTGTTCTGATCAAGTTACTCTTATAGAACTTAAGCAACCAACACAATTTCTGGATGATGCTGTTGTTTGAAAAGGCAGAAACCAAACTTGACACCTTAAAATCAACTTCGGCAGTTGCAGCTACTTGCTCATCACCAGAAGAGTCACCTGTACTAGAACAAAGAACACCATTCGCATCACCAGAATTTTTGTGATCTAACTGTGCCTGACTGCCCGGGAAGTTTTCTGTCCCCAACAGAGAGTTTTTGCCTTCATCAGGTTGGCCAGGGATGCTGGCGTCTTGTTTCCCATTAGAACTCGTGTCTAGGCTTCTCTTCTCAGTTACACTCATATCTGTTGCTTGTTCACCATTGGAGATGTCAGTTTCTTTCTGAACGGTACCATGCTCTCCTGAGAGCTTATTTTCTGTTTCCTTCTCACTCAGTTTTCTCCTCTTCCTTGACTTCTTAGAAACCTTAACCGCGAAAGGAATATAGCTTCAGTAAGGATCGAAGGATACAATAAAAGAATAGTTCAAATAAATGGAGTAAGGAACTAACGTCTCAGCAACTAAATAAGAATAGTTCAAATAAATGGAGTAACTGCTTGCATTCTCCATCTCAATGTGCTCAAAACCAGTAGCTCCATTCTTTGAATACCTCTAGCCTCAAATACATATTTTGCCTGTGTGAAAGCTCAAATTTTTAGGACTTAAAACAACTAAATTAGAAAGTTTAAGAAAGATGAAATTAAAATGAGACCAAAGTCTGACCTGTAAAGGGAGAGTGGGACATTAAACTCCTCCATTTTGGCCGCAAGGAGCAAACATGCCACATCCAACAATTGCATAGTCCAAGCTTTGCCATTCTACATATTGGTTTATgcacccaaaaaaagaaaaaagaaaaaaaaattgcaatcaGCAATGGACTTTGATGCAATAAAACAGACAATGCACGTACTAAGTCAGTCCTCTTATTCCCCACTTACAGGTATTTCATAGGCCGAAAGGAAGCAATCCAAGTAGCTTAGAGATAGATACTGACGCAGGTCCAAAGCTGAAATCGGCATTTTCCTGTCAAACAATGTACCCAATTCATCAATAACTTGTAATCAAATAAAAGATTGGCTAGAGACggttcatgaaaaaaaaaaaaacagaagaaaataagAGCCAATGCGAAAATGAAGTCATAATTTGCTAGTTGGGTGACTCTAGTCCTTGGCATTTACAGCTTAGAACAGGGTAAAGTGTAAAaccacaaaacacatatcaaaTATCCAATTGGCTTTGGCCCCAATAGCAAAACAGAAAAGATTCTCCACCAAACCAAAATAAGATTATGGGATTACATAATGAGATGTCCAAACAAAAGACAAATCCAACCCATTACGGCATTACCATCAAACACCCTAAAACATAAGATATAATTTAGATTCTTCTGCAAAATAGCCTCTAATTTTTTTGAATCTCAAAAATAGTGTAACGATCAGAACTTTTTCTGACCAGAGAGTAGAGGAGAGTAGGACGTCAAAATAAAATAACTACTTCTTTAcagacaccaaaaaaaaaaaaggttctttACAGGGAAGTCCTAAACTCAAAGACAGAGTTTAAAAGATAATAAACATGAGAGAAATAATAACACTATATACTGAATTTGCTTCAGTAATTTGAATCTTCAGCTCTATCTCTGTATCCGGGTGATAAATGACGGAGAAAGGAAACATGCAATGTTTGAAGAATTCAAGTACAATAACCAAAGAATTTCTCAATATCTCAAGAAGCAACATGCAATGttgcaataaaaataaaataaaaaaccgcGCGACATATAATTTTCTATTCTCAGGAAGCAAAACGCAATATTGCAACCaaagtatttacatggacagtTACCCACAGCAACATGCAACGTATTAACTTATTCCTTGCTTACACATTACTTACTGAGCACAGGTCATGGCTTATTTCATCAAGTGTCTTTTCGGGTTTTTGATGTGACctgaaaagaaaatgtaaaatttCAGGACAACTTTACTATTTATTGCTTTCACCATTGTTACTGGAAGTAGAAAGCAATGGTATAACATAAGATTTAAAAGATACCAGGAATCCAAAGGCTTGCCTACTATGCTTAGTTCATCCCAACCTGAACCAGCATACTGCATATTCGTTTATTCAGTAAGAGTTTATAATACAATAAGGCAAGGTGGAAATAATTTCAAGGCACCTCATCTGTTGCTTTCAGCCAAACCAGCTTTTACATATTCCCCATTACTAAACAAACAGCAGTCTCATCGTAATAGAATGCTACAGAGAAATATGAATATATGAAGGATAGTAACAAATAATGTATTTGTATTAAACAGTATACCAATCAAGGGGAACCTCAAGTATCAGCATAGACTTGATACCTGTTGAATAACTAAACATTGATGAAGGAGAATATCTGTGTGAACACCTTTGGAACTAAAAATGGAGGTACCTGGAATAAGGAACAAAAAATGTGGGTGTGAGACTGTGTAAGAGTACCATGATATCCTGAAGCTTCATGAGTTAATACTGATGTAAAGGCAGATGTTGAAATAGACTAACCTGTTCAGATGTGGCCATTGACCCATGGCAGGTTATAAGCAATACCCTGTTAGGGATCACGTAAAATGATGGGGTTTAAGTTGATCCCCAAACAGCTGATATCCTCCCACTCAGTCATGAATATTAAGACAGCACCTGGTCGTTCCTGTCGACATATATGGCATAAAACAGCTTCAAATGATCAATTCCTATGCTTCAAAATCAAAGTTACCTGAAAAGCAAAACACTAATAACTTTTAAAATCTTACACAAAATCCAAACAGAAAGTGTAATTCAAAAAGATAGGGGGAAATACATTACTGAGTAATAACATGTATAGATCATAGTTTGGCGGAGCAAAAGGGGAATAGATCATcaaattacacacacacacacataataaCAATGAACATTTGAAAAGCCAATGCCATTTgcagacaaaaaataaaaatatattaagcAACTTTCTCCCCAATATATCTACATAATATTGAAAAAAGTTTGGACATTGCTGGGTGTTGTTACGTGTAATACACTAATACTGATTCAATTTCAACCACGTGAAGGAGCTAGCTGGGATAGTATGCCTTTGAAAGCTACTGTTTGTCAGTTTTCAAGATACACATAGTAAGCAAGTACTGTATTTTATCTAATGTATTATACTTTGCCTTTTAAAAAGGTATGCCATCAATTAGCACAACTGCAATGATTGGATGTATGGCTTATTGTAGCAGAATAGGATTAAGGAAAGTCTTTATGTACCTGGGATGTTTGGCTCCTAGAATTTTCTTCTACCCATATTTTCTCCAGATATGGCCATCTTCAAGAGGCATCCCATTCCCAGAGCTAACTCTCACTTGCTTAGTCCATAACAACAGAGTCTTTCTGCAATGCGAAGACCAAATCTGCAAGTCTTAGCAATGAAAATGACTGTAAAGATTAACATTAAAatgtttaatttcattttatgcCTTTCTTTATTTTCAAGGGCCTTGGACTGCCTATTTTGCGATTTCATTTTCATTGCATGCATTTAGGGAAAACAAAGAACAATACAGGAATGCATACAAACAAAGAACCCAGTTCCAACCTTTCTGCAATCCACAGAAAATCTCCGTGCAGAAATTATCAAGAGCAAAACCCAATAACCAAATTTGCAAACCACCAAGAACAAAACCACAGACACCCAATTTAACGTCCCCATACACCCAAAACAGATAAAACCCAGATGAGATTACAGGCGCAAGCAACAAACACATATCAGCAATCAATCGGTACTGGGTTAAATATCGATCAAGTAAAGATTTCaaattgaagaacaaagaaattgGCTACTTACAATATAGAGAAGCCAATAATAAGAAAACAATAGGTTGATAGTGAACAGGAGATGCTATGATAGAACTCGATCGGAAAAGTTATGGACATGAGTTGCTTGCTGTGTTGTTGAGAAAATGGGATTCAATATACAGTGATTATCGATGAAGAGTCCAGTGTTTGATGAACTCTACACCACTTGGTCGATCTCCTTCTCTTCGCTACCAGAAgtggatctctctctctcttcttcagtcCTAATCCACTCACACCACCGCTTCGAGTAGGAACTGATAAGAAAAGAAGCTAGGATGGAAAGGTAAATATGACAAACATGAAAAGGCTAATTGGTCGGAGCACTATTCACAAGGAGTTCGAGCTTTAGAATCGGAAGAAATAAAGCATGAATCCAAATTACAATCAAACAACATCCTAAAATAAAATGCTAGTTAAACCTTAATAGCAGGAACACATATCAAAGAACATGTACGTCTTTCATTATTGTACATACTTGGACCAAGACTACTACACTTATAGGCCCAGACAGTTCTCCATTATTCAGAATAGTAATACAAACCAACAAGCATCTGAGACCTTGACTTGCtgaaagagaaagcaaagacACCTTGGATCTGAAACCACCCACATCAGAGGCCCGCATAATCTCCATACATGACAGCAGCTTGTATCATTATTCAAAACAAAGTAAGTAATGCTATCCAACAAGCAAGATATTATATATGGAGCTAGTTTATTATTTTGAAAACCTTCAAAAATGTAAGTATAAGCAATCAACGACAGAAATAATGAAGAGCTTACCGTTTATCTTCAGTTATCTTTGCCTTAAAAACTGCTGTACGTATCTCCAAGAAGTCTCAGGCGGTAAAGCAAGGCAGACTCCCACAAATCCTGTGAAGAATCCAATCCCTATGCCGGCATAAAACCCTGGTGTTATGAAACCAtcactttcagtgccaccagtGACTTTTGGATCTTCACTCGGTCTATCTCCGGGGCATTTTGTTGTTAGCGGTGGCCCGCAAAGTCCAACATTTCCAGCGAATGAAGATTCAGTAAAAGTCAGAAGTTGGGTGCTGGATGGAATTCTTCCTGACAAGTTGTTGATCGATAAATTCAAGACAGCTATAGAATGCAAGTTCCTAAAGCTATCAGGAATACTACCGGATAGGTGGTTTCTTGACAAATCAAGAGCTTCTAGCACCTCCAACTGACCAAACTTTCCAGGAATCACCCCGGTCAAACTGTTTCTTGAAAGGTTAAGAGAACGCAACCCAAGCATATATGTTATGTTTTCCGGAATCACCCCAGCTAATTTATTGCTTGAAATGTCAATGATCCTCAAATACCTAACGTTTTTCCCATACTCCATCTCTGTTCCTTTCCAAATAAGTTGTAAAACAAAATCAGAAGAAAATGGGAAGTCATCCACCTCCAGTGAAACCGAAGAGAAAGCTGTCAAATTGTTGAGGCAATGTGGCAATACTCCAGATATATTGTTTTGAGAGAGGTCCAAAACACGAATGAGAGGCAGACTGCATATACTTGAGGGAATGCTTCCAGAGAAGTGGTTTGACCTTAATTGTAGAACCCACAACGTTTTAAGGCTGCTGCCTATCCATGCTTGTATCTTTCCTGATAAGTTATTGAATCCGAGGTCAAGAAAAGCCAACTGCGTACAGTTCTCCAGAGAAGGCAGTTCACCTGAAACATTGTTACGTTGTAATTGTAATTGATAAAGAGACCTTAAAGAACCAAATGAGCTTGGTATTTTCCCAGAGAAACTATTGTTCGCCAAATTCAACGCGGTCAGTCCTTGAAATTGAACCCAACAATTAGGGAGCTCCCCTGATAGCAGATTATCAGAAAGGTCGAGTATAAACAAATCTGGAGCCGGAGTTGAACATATGGAAGATAGGTCCCCTGTAAAGTTGTTTTTGGAGAGCCACAATGCTCTTACAGCTGGATGAAATGGTGGGAGCGTACCAGAGAACCGATTGGAACTCAGGTCAATAAAAGGAAAGGCGCAGTATCTTGATGGGAGATTCGGAAACTTTCCATGGATTTGGTTGATAGAGAGATTTAACAGAGATAAGCTGCAAGGCAGATCCCAAAAAATATCAGGTATATCCCAGCATTAGACAAATCAAGTGTAGAAAGTCCTCTCTGTGTTAGAGTCCATTTAGGAAAAGCAGGGCCGACCTTGCAAGATGCCATCTTTAATTCACCAAGGTGAAAAGGTGGATGCCAACTTAAGCTCACATGGAAAGAAAGAGCTGGATTATAAGAAACATCCAGAGACTGTAGTTAATTTAGACAGGTTCAAGAAGTGGGCTTCAGTTAAGACAACATTCAGAGAATTTCGAGAAAGATCTAAATGTGTAAGGCTGGAAAGTTGACCTAAACTCTCATGTAGAGAGCCATTCAGTTGATTATGGGAAAGATCTATCCTTGATAACAATGAAAGACCTGTAACATCTGGGAATGAGCCACTTAACCGGTTATGGCCTAGACTCAAGGTTGTTAGCTGGGATAGTTGCCGAAAACTCTTTGGGAGCGACCCGCTCATAGTGGCACTGTCAATGTCCAATTCTTCCAAGGATACAAACCTTGTAAGATCATCAGGAAATGACCCCCACCACAGATTTTACCCAAGTACAGTGACTTAAGGGTATCCTGTGCACAAGACAAGTTGCCTATAGATTGTTCAAGACTGTCAGAAAAATTGTTTGACAATAAATGCAATGTTTCCAATCTGCATAGGCTTCGAAAGGATTTTGGTATGCCACCTTCAAGTTGATTATAAGAGAGGTCAAGAGATAACAGAGGATCCATGTTTGTGAAAGCATCTAGGATAGGACCTTTAAGTTGATTATAAGACAGGTCAATGGAAACAAGGCTCTTGCTGACATTGCCTATCCAACAAAATACTGAAGAACTGATGAGGAAATTACGAGGGAGATGAAATACTTGGAGAGAGGTGGAAGAATTAATAAAGGAAAGTGATGCCATATCAACATCAGGAAGATCACATGAAATTAACTGAAGCTCTATCAGAGAAGAGAGCTGGCTTATAGATTGGGGCCAatctacagcactagagaaatTAGCATTTGACATGTTCAAGTATCTCAAGGATGAAAGCTGAGATACCCACTCGAGATTTTCCGAAGTAACAGAGTTCCATGAAAGATCAAGAGTATGCAAATTGGATAGATTGCCAAGTTGGGGAGGAATGGATCCATTAAATCTGTTGTATCCAAGTTTGAGTACTTTCAACCGACTCAAAGAACCAATGAACTTGGGAATCATTCCACTAAGAAGATTAATTACCACCCAGGTCCAAGTAATATAGATATGGCAACTCAAGTAGTGAGGGACCAATCTCACCTCTTAAAGGAAGATTGAAGAGATTTAGCATGATGACATGACCTGTTTGGTTGTCGCATGTAACTCCGCTCCACTCGCAGCAGTCTTCCTTGCTTTCCCAAGAGGCTAGAGCATATGAGCGATCCACCAACCCTTGTTTGAACTGAAGAAGAGCATGTTTTTCCCTCTCCATACACCGAACAATAACATCGTTCGAAGTACTGATATTCCCAGCAGCAGCACTGGAAGGACAACAACAGGTAGCAGCAGTCGAAACGATGACCAGCCATAGAAGCCGAGCCAACACAGAACCAGAATGTATGGATGATCCACCACTCATAACTACGAATGGCACGAATATAAGTATGGTCTTGAAACTAAGCAAGAGATGGCAATGACTTTAAACTTTAAAGgggtagctagctagctatatatCATTTTGTTCTGTGTTTACATCTGAAAGTTGACTGCTGAGTTACAGTTTATGATATTTGTTGATCCTGTGAACTGTGTCGTGCTAATCTTCTTTATAAACTTTGTCGTGCGGACAGGGAATCAAGATTACAACTcgagaacaaaagaaaaggaatctAGACGTTGGAAAAagtcattgttcatcatagtcagtCTTGGCAAGGAAATTTGTCGAAATAGTCAGTTTGCCAACGAAAATTCCTCAGCAATaacaaatgaagaaagaaaTAACAACTTGTATTCAACGGCAACGACTAGGGTTACAAAGCGGAGGTAT
Protein-coding regions in this window:
- the LOC133714584 gene encoding uncharacterized protein LOC133714584 isoform X4; the protein is MIANAMDGDDKLTAPQVTRKLKQLGLYIPWKKRSGANMLMRDQDLNDSNNVNASDDETLLSLMNRGKKDNIRISEVPEQITGREVAEDESDDEMLSSVLKKAKGSLSKLKDQNLTAILIQGNALENKVEEGVVSSGRFKDNHNSSHLIAEALDPDGKISSTQISNKLKQLGLKVARRKRLRHAQESVSAEPSQTDGDGEVEETVITHHESKTRPLHTRKRVSGLSEEQEARIRSLYDQFKDHNSCNHMIVTAMDGDDTLIAPQVSCKLKQLGLYIPRKKRSGSS